A genomic region of Prosthecobacter algae contains the following coding sequences:
- a CDS encoding FAD-dependent oxidoreductase — MPAKTDLNRRHFFQTALGGVLAAPALGQAAAATHVDPSRFAEPGHDLACVQDADVIVCGAGPAGVAAAITAARAGAKVRLFEVHGCLGGVWTAGLLTWIFDFDKPGLTREIIAKLDERGARRGSDNGRFVYEPDEMKLLLEDLCVDAGVKFRLQTRAVAAYKEGKRLSTVITESPSGREAWRAPVFIDTTGDGVLGALAGCSWDLGDMGQDKSSQCLCQPLTMNALAVVKDVTQMQKYISFYEGDLKWHVEATKNFKADIQKAGIDPSYGMPTIFHVRDNVVLIMANHEYGIRPDDADALTAATVRARKEIFAITRALRKLGGVWDGFQVIATAEQIGVRDGKRIHGRYTVVKDDLVNGARHEDGVARVTFGVDIHAKSKKDNDQLTIERGGVKKFTPYDIPLRALIAKDVDGLMMAGRCISGDFVAHASYRVTGNAVAMGEAAGVTAALAAVSKRLPHEVEWKEAEAKLKTIGQRV, encoded by the coding sequence ATGCCTGCTAAGACCGACCTCAATCGCCGCCATTTTTTTCAAACCGCTTTGGGAGGTGTTCTTGCGGCTCCCGCACTCGGCCAAGCTGCAGCGGCGACGCACGTGGACCCTTCACGCTTTGCAGAACCAGGGCATGATCTGGCCTGTGTGCAGGATGCGGATGTCATTGTTTGTGGTGCCGGGCCAGCGGGTGTGGCGGCTGCCATCACGGCGGCGCGTGCAGGGGCTAAGGTGCGCTTGTTTGAGGTGCATGGTTGCCTGGGCGGTGTATGGACCGCCGGGCTGCTGACCTGGATCTTTGACTTTGATAAACCGGGCCTCACTCGCGAGATCATCGCCAAGCTGGATGAGCGTGGTGCCCGACGCGGCAGTGACAATGGCCGCTTTGTGTATGAGCCCGATGAAATGAAGCTGTTGCTGGAAGATCTCTGCGTGGACGCCGGGGTGAAATTCCGCCTGCAAACACGGGCTGTGGCCGCCTACAAAGAGGGCAAACGCCTCAGCACCGTCATCACGGAATCTCCCTCAGGCCGCGAGGCTTGGCGCGCGCCCGTCTTTATCGATACCACGGGCGATGGGGTGCTCGGGGCCTTGGCCGGCTGCTCCTGGGATCTGGGGGACATGGGGCAGGACAAATCCAGCCAGTGCCTGTGCCAGCCGCTCACCATGAATGCCCTGGCCGTGGTGAAAGACGTCACGCAGATGCAGAAGTACATCTCCTTTTATGAAGGTGACCTGAAATGGCATGTGGAGGCCACCAAAAACTTCAAGGCCGACATTCAAAAGGCAGGCATTGATCCCTCCTATGGCATGCCTACTATTTTCCATGTGCGGGACAATGTGGTGCTCATCATGGCTAACCATGAGTATGGCATCCGGCCAGATGATGCCGATGCCCTCACGGCCGCTACCGTTCGTGCGCGCAAAGAGATCTTTGCCATCACCCGTGCCCTGCGGAAGTTGGGTGGTGTGTGGGACGGTTTCCAGGTCATCGCCACGGCGGAGCAGATCGGCGTGCGGGATGGCAAGCGTATCCATGGCCGTTACACCGTGGTGAAGGACGATCTCGTTAATGGAGCTCGCCATGAAGACGGCGTCGCCCGGGTGACCTTCGGTGTGGATATCCACGCGAAGTCCAAGAAAGACAATGACCAGCTTACCATCGAGCGGGGTGGAGTGAAGAAATTCACCCCCTATGACATTCCTCTGCGTGCGCTCATTGCCAAGGATGTGGACGGCCTCATGATGGCAGGCCGCTGCATCAGTGGCGATTTCGTGGCTCACGCCAGCTACCGTGTCACGGGCAATGCCGTCGCCATGGGCGAAGCCGCTGGCGTCACCGCAGCACTGGCCGCCGTGTCCAAGCGCCTACCCCACGAGGTAGAGTGGAAAGAGGCCGAGGCGAAGCTCAAAACCATAGGCCAGCGGGTGTAA
- a CDS encoding DUF1552 domain-containing protein — protein MKSSSQFSRRQFLRGAGIMLGLPWFESVSSFGAPVVKGTPQAPRRLGICFFGNGVNPHHWGASNSPGGLEFLQTLKPLEPVKTKVMVFKGLWNPSTVAGPGGHYPKMNILSGLKVKQTTTDVEVGLTMDQIIANKIGQQTPVASLAIGTEGPKYSTDSGYTSLYSAYLSWSSPTTPAPKEIYPQQAFDQLFDDGSKRARDKSVLDLVMQDASSLRGKLSRRDGQKLDEYLTSVRDLEQRIERSEKLSTAEATTRGWQPSVKTPWLARPASGIPAQQEEHVKLMLDIMVLAFQMDRTRVVTNMLTNDLSNMNFGFLGVKGGQHELSHHANDADRLASYQKGNEYMVKVWSEALQKMEATNEGERTLLDNSMIMLTSSLYDGNAHDSTQLPLILAGGGGGTLRGGRYFDYSKDPNRKLCRLHLAMMERMGVKTDHFGDADNPLPDLA, from the coding sequence ATGAAAAGCTCTTCCCAGTTCTCCCGTCGCCAGTTTTTACGTGGTGCCGGCATCATGCTCGGCCTGCCGTGGTTTGAGTCGGTGTCGTCCTTTGGCGCTCCGGTGGTCAAAGGCACGCCACAAGCCCCCCGGCGTCTGGGCATCTGCTTTTTCGGCAATGGGGTGAACCCTCATCACTGGGGTGCTTCGAACAGCCCCGGCGGCCTAGAGTTTCTGCAAACGCTGAAGCCGCTGGAGCCCGTAAAGACCAAGGTGATGGTCTTCAAGGGACTGTGGAATCCCTCCACAGTGGCGGGCCCAGGTGGCCACTACCCGAAGATGAACATCCTTTCTGGCCTGAAGGTGAAGCAAACCACCACGGACGTGGAAGTGGGGCTGACCATGGATCAGATCATCGCTAACAAGATCGGCCAGCAAACGCCGGTGGCCAGCCTAGCTATTGGCACGGAAGGCCCTAAGTACAGCACCGACAGCGGTTACACTTCCCTTTACTCCGCCTACCTTTCCTGGAGCAGTCCCACGACACCGGCCCCCAAGGAAATCTATCCGCAACAGGCCTTTGACCAACTCTTTGACGACGGCAGTAAACGTGCCCGTGACAAGAGCGTACTGGACCTGGTGATGCAGGATGCCAGCAGCCTCCGGGGCAAGCTGAGCCGTCGCGATGGCCAGAAGCTGGACGAGTATCTCACCTCCGTCCGGGATCTGGAGCAGCGCATCGAACGTTCCGAAAAACTCAGCACGGCTGAGGCCACGACCCGAGGCTGGCAACCAAGCGTGAAGACACCCTGGCTAGCCCGCCCTGCTTCGGGCATTCCTGCCCAGCAGGAGGAGCATGTGAAACTCATGCTCGATATCATGGTGTTGGCATTCCAGATGGATCGCACTCGCGTGGTGACGAACATGCTGACGAACGATCTTTCTAACATGAACTTCGGCTTCCTAGGCGTAAAAGGCGGTCAGCATGAGCTGTCTCACCATGCCAATGATGCTGATCGTCTGGCCTCCTACCAAAAGGGCAATGAATACATGGTGAAGGTGTGGTCCGAGGCCCTGCAGAAAATGGAAGCGACCAATGAAGGTGAACGAACCCTGCTGGATAACAGCATGATCATGCTGACCTCGAGCCTTTACGATGGCAATGCCCACGACTCCACCCAGCTTCCCCTCATCCTTGCCGGTGGTGGTGGCGGCACCCTGCGCGGAGGCCGGTACTTCGATTACAGCAAGGATCCGAACCGCAAGCTCTGCCGCCTGCATTTGGCCATGATGGAACGTATGGGCGTGAAGACGGATCACTTTGGCGATGCCGACAATCCACTGCCTGATCTGGCGTGA